The window GTGGTTGACGATATCATTGAGCGTCTCGCTCCTCATTCTCAAACGGTACACGTTGAAAAAGAGGCGCGACTTGTGCGTTTGCGTAAGGTGCAGCATCTTAAGCGTAATATTCATGCTCAACTCAATACTGGTGTTAATGGTGTCCAGCTACTGGCTTCATTGCAACCAACAGCTGCCGTTGCGGGGTTACCTCGTAAAGAAGCGATGGATTTCATACTTGAACATGAACCGTTTGCGAGAGGCTGGTATGCAGGCTCTGTTGGTTATATTAGCCATCAACGCGCTGAATTCTGTGTCGCGATTCGAAGTGCCTTGATTGTAAATGATCAAGTACAACTGTTTGCGGGTGCCGGGATCGTGCCGGGATCGGTTGCTGAACATGAGTGGCAAGAGTTGAATAAGAAAATGTCGACTCTGCTCAGTTTAATTTCAGATCACCCACCTCTGGGTGTGGCGTCATGAATCACGACCAAGCCGTATTAAATAGAGTTTGGTGTCACACGTTACTTGAAGAGCTAGCCCGGAGTGGTGTTGAACATGTATGTGTCGCGCCAGGCTCGCGCTCAACGCCGTTAACACTCGAAGCTGAAGCCAATCCAAAACTGACGCTGCACACGCACTTTGATGAGCGTGGGCTTGGTTTTCTAGCGTTAGGTTTAGCGAAAGCCAGCGGTAAGCCAGTTGCTGTGATTGTCACCTCTGGCACTGCTGTTGCAAACCTTCTTCCTGCGACGGCTGAATCTGGGCTGACACGAGAAAAGCTGATTTTGCTGACCTCTGATCGACCTATCGATTTAGTCGACTGTGGCGCCAATCAAGCCATTCAACAACAGGGTATCTTTTCTTCCCATGTTGAAAGTGCTTTAAATCTACCAAGTCCAACCACACAGATTTCATTGAATTGGCTTCTAACATCGGTTGATAACGCGCTAGCGAAACAACGCAATGTTGGCGGTGCGATTCATATCAACTGTCCGTTCCCAGAGCCTCTATATTCTGCGAATAGCGCGGAAATGTATGCGGAATACACATCCAGTATCTCTGTGTGGAAGTCGGGAACAGGTTGTTACAGCCAAACGTTTTTACCTAATCAAGTGAATACACAACCGATTGCTCCAGGTGAGTATCTTGGACGTAAGGGTGTGGTTATTCTCGGTTCGCTCGATATTGAACAAGCGACAAAAGCTCAGCAGTTTGCTACTGCATTAGGCTGGCCAGTTTTTTGTGACCCTCAATCAGGTGTCAGCAGTGATTGGAAACATTATGATTTGTGGATGCAGAGTGACGTAGCCAAAGCGCAACTCAACCAATGTGATTTCATCCTTCAGTTCGGTGAGCGCATTGTTTCTAAGCGCCTTAATCATTGGATAAAGTCACAAGCAGCATCGTTTGATTGCACGCAATATGTAGTGGTTTCACCGGATGCGCATCGTATAAACCAAGATCATCTGTCTCAAACTCATATCGTCGCAAACATCGAACAATGGTTATCTGAGCAACATTTACCAAGCTTATTGGGTCAACATGCTGGCTGGGCCGTACCTTTGGTCGAAATTGCGAATACGGTTCAACAATTGGCATTGGCGCAAATATCCAATAATGACCAACTGACCGAGTTGAGCGTTGCAGTTGACTTGTCGACTAGACTTAAAGACAGAGAGTTGTTTGTGGGAAACAGCTTGATGGTAAGGCTGGTGGATATGCTGTCATCAATATCTGCGAATCAAGTTTACAGTAATCGTGGCGCATCGGGCATTGATGGCTTGGTGGCGACGGCTGCGGGTGTGGTGAAAGCCAACCAAAACCCCTTGATAATGTTGATTGGCGATACCTCTTTGCTTTACGACCTCAATTCACTGGCTCTGCTTACTCACAATGTAACGCCGATGGTGATTGTTGTGACCAACAATGATGGCGGTGCGATCTTTGACTTGTTGCCCGTTCCTGAGCAACAAAAACAATCTCTATATCAAATGCCCCATGGTTTCGGTTTTGAACATGCCGCTGCGCAATTCCAGCTTGGTTATGCGGCGCCAGAAACTTTGAACTGCTATCAAACGGTTGTCGAACAACATTTCGAACAAGGTCAGGGTACCTTGCTCGTTGAAGTTAAGACGCCTCCCGAACAAGCGTCTACTTTGCTGAAACAATTCAGTTCAATGCTCACCGAGGCATTAGCCTAAGGACTTTACATGCTTTACTCCAATTATTACCCAGCTGTACAAGAATCTTCTGACAAACCTTTGCTTGTTTTTCTACATGGTTTACTCGGAAGCGGGGATGATTGGAGCGCATGTCATCCATATCTAGAGGATTTTCCTCGTCTTTGCATAGATTTACCCGGGCACGGACAAAGTCGCTTTATCGATCCGGTAGGCTTTGATCATTGCTGCAAGAAAATCGTTCAGTGCATCACTTCTCAACTTGCTCTCAACGATCTTCCTGCGGATTACCCTATCGTGGTGATTGGCTACTCTATGGGTGGCAGGCTTGCCATGTATGGGGTGACAAGCCCTTGCTTCGAAACGCTCAATCTTGAGAAAGTCATTATTGAAGGTGGCAACTTTGGTCTGGAGCGTGATGAAGAACGAGCACAAAGGTTAGTACATGATACGCAATGGGCTGTCCGCTTTGCGCAGCAGTCGATTGAAGATGTTTTAGACGATTGGTATCAACAAAGCGTCTTTTCTTCACTAAATCATGAGCAAAGACAAACTTTGGTCATAAAGCGTAGTGGTAACCTTGGAGTATCCGTAGCAAATATGTTGTTATCTACTTCGTTAGCAAAGCAACCGGATTTACGTGCCACATTGAAATCTCATGAGCATCAATTGCATTATGTGTGTGGTGAAAAAGATCGTAAATTCATGGAGCTAGCTGAGAATAGTGGCTTTGAATATAGTCAGGTTGATTACGCTGGTCATAATGTTCATTTTGAGCAACCAGAGTTGTTTTCCAACCTGATCATCCAATGTATCGCCAGTCGTCGTTAAACTGACTGAGCGGTTCTCTCGTATCAAGCACTATCAAAAGCAGAGCAACACCGTCACGACTATTCGTTAGTCGTGGTCTCTAATAGAACAATGGGAATCACCATGGCTAAAACAGTAGGCATCACAGAAGAAGAACTTTACGCAGCAGTTAACTGGCGCGATGAAAGCAGTCAATTTGAAGATATTCAGTACCACAAGTCTGACGACGGTATTGCGAAAATCACGATTGCTCGTCCTCAAGTCCACAATGCGTTCCGTCCACAAACCGTAAAAGAGATGATCAATGCATTGGCTGATGCTCGTTATGACGAGAAGGTTGGCGTAATCATTTTGACGGGGCTTGGTGAGAAGGCGTTCTGTTCTGGTGGTGACCAAAGTATCCGTGGTGACTACGGCGGTTATCAAGATGATTCAGGTACACATCACCTGAACGTGCTTGATTTCCAACGTCAAATTCGTACTTGTCCAAAACCAGTAATCGCAGCGGTATCGGGTTGGGCCGTCGGTGGTGGTCATGTTCTTCACATGATGGCAGACCTTACCATTGCAGCTGAAAACGCTCAGTTCGGTCAGACAGGTCCTAAAGTAGGTTCATTCGATGGCGGTTGGGGTGCTTCTTACATGGCTCGTATCGTTGGCCAAAAGAAAGCGCGTGAAATCTGGTTCTTGTGTCGTTTCTACGATGCTCAAGAAGCATTGGACATGGGTCTAGTAAACACGGTCGTGCCCGTTGCCGACCTAGAAAAAGAAACGGTTCGTTGGTGTCGTGAGGTTCTTCAACACAGCCCAATGGCGCTGCGTTGCTTGAAAGCCGCACTAAACGCTGACTGTGACGGCCAAGCTGGTCTTCAAGAGTTGGCGGGTAACGCAACTATGATGTTCTACATGACAGAAGAAGGCCAAGAAGGCCGAAACGCATTTAACGAGAAGCGTCGACCTGATTTCGACAAATTC of the Vibrio lentus genome contains:
- the menD gene encoding 2-succinyl-5-enolpyruvyl-6-hydroxy-3-cyclohexene-1-carboxylic-acid synthase codes for the protein MNHDQAVLNRVWCHTLLEELARSGVEHVCVAPGSRSTPLTLEAEANPKLTLHTHFDERGLGFLALGLAKASGKPVAVIVTSGTAVANLLPATAESGLTREKLILLTSDRPIDLVDCGANQAIQQQGIFSSHVESALNLPSPTTQISLNWLLTSVDNALAKQRNVGGAIHINCPFPEPLYSANSAEMYAEYTSSISVWKSGTGCYSQTFLPNQVNTQPIAPGEYLGRKGVVILGSLDIEQATKAQQFATALGWPVFCDPQSGVSSDWKHYDLWMQSDVAKAQLNQCDFILQFGERIVSKRLNHWIKSQAASFDCTQYVVVSPDAHRINQDHLSQTHIVANIEQWLSEQHLPSLLGQHAGWAVPLVEIANTVQQLALAQISNNDQLTELSVAVDLSTRLKDRELFVGNSLMVRLVDMLSSISANQVYSNRGASGIDGLVATAAGVVKANQNPLIMLIGDTSLLYDLNSLALLTHNVTPMVIVVTNNDGGAIFDLLPVPEQQKQSLYQMPHGFGFEHAAAQFQLGYAAPETLNCYQTVVEQHFEQGQGTLLVEVKTPPEQASTLLKQFSSMLTEALA
- the menH gene encoding 2-succinyl-6-hydroxy-2,4-cyclohexadiene-1-carboxylate synthase, yielding MLYSNYYPAVQESSDKPLLVFLHGLLGSGDDWSACHPYLEDFPRLCIDLPGHGQSRFIDPVGFDHCCKKIVQCITSQLALNDLPADYPIVVIGYSMGGRLAMYGVTSPCFETLNLEKVIIEGGNFGLERDEERAQRLVHDTQWAVRFAQQSIEDVLDDWYQQSVFSSLNHEQRQTLVIKRSGNLGVSVANMLLSTSLAKQPDLRATLKSHEHQLHYVCGEKDRKFMELAENSGFEYSQVDYAGHNVHFEQPELFSNLIIQCIASRR
- the menB gene encoding 1,4-dihydroxy-2-naphthoyl-CoA synthase, yielding MAKTVGITEEELYAAVNWRDESSQFEDIQYHKSDDGIAKITIARPQVHNAFRPQTVKEMINALADARYDEKVGVIILTGLGEKAFCSGGDQSIRGDYGGYQDDSGTHHLNVLDFQRQIRTCPKPVIAAVSGWAVGGGHVLHMMADLTIAAENAQFGQTGPKVGSFDGGWGASYMARIVGQKKAREIWFLCRFYDAQEALDMGLVNTVVPVADLEKETVRWCREVLQHSPMALRCLKAALNADCDGQAGLQELAGNATMMFYMTEEGQEGRNAFNEKRRPDFDKFPRNP